The Cellulomonas wangleii genome includes a region encoding these proteins:
- the rpsF gene encoding 30S ribosomal protein S6, translating to MSLRQYEIMIILDPEIEERTVAPSLDKYLTVVKTDGGTVDKVDVWGRRRLAYDIKKKAEGIYAVVDFTASPATAKELDRQLGLNEVVLRTKVLRREA from the coding sequence ATGAGCCTGCGTCAGTACGAGATCATGATCATCCTCGACCCCGAGATCGAGGAGCGCACCGTCGCCCCGTCGCTCGACAAGTACCTGACGGTCGTCAAGACCGACGGTGGGACTGTCGACAAGGTGGACGTGTGGGGCCGTCGTCGCCTCGCGTACGACATCAAGAAGAAGGCCGAGGGCATCTACGCCGTCGTCGACTTCACCGCGTCGCCCGCCACGGCCAAGGAGCTGGACCGTCAGCTCGGCCTCAACGAGGTCGTCCTGCGCACCAAGGTCCTGCGCCGCGAGGCCTGA
- the rplI gene encoding 50S ribosomal protein L9, with the protein MAKIILTHEVTGLGAPGDIVEVKDGYARNYLIPRNLATPWTKGAEKDVSAIRRARKAREIATLDDAKAVRDSLQANPVTVSAKSGESGRLFGAVTTAEIAAAIKAAGAPAVDKRKIEVAQAIKSTGEYTVHVRLHPEVSAAVTVKVVSA; encoded by the coding sequence ATGGCGAAGATCATCCTGACCCACGAGGTCACCGGTCTCGGTGCACCTGGCGACATCGTCGAGGTGAAGGACGGGTACGCCCGTAACTACCTCATCCCGCGCAACCTGGCCACGCCGTGGACCAAGGGTGCCGAGAAGGACGTCTCCGCGATCCGTCGTGCCCGCAAGGCGCGCGAGATCGCCACGCTCGACGACGCGAAGGCTGTGCGGGACTCCCTGCAGGCCAACCCCGTCACCGTCTCGGCCAAGTCCGGCGAGTCGGGCCGCCTGTTCGGCGCCGTCACCACGGCCGAGATCGCTGCCGCGATCAAGGCCGCCGGTGCCCCGGCCGTCGACAAGCGCAAGATCGAGGTCGCCCAGGCGATCAAGTCGACCGGTGAGTACACGGTGCACGTGCGTCTGCACCCCGAGGTCTCGGCCGCGGTGACCGTCAAGGTCGTCTCTGCCTGA
- a CDS encoding MATE family efflux transporter, which produces MLALAVPALGALVAEPLFVLVDSAMVGHLGTDALAGLALASTVLVTVVGLCVFLAYATTAAVARRLGAGDPRGALQTGVDGMWLGAGLGLVLAAATWAAAPWLVAVLGADGDVATQAVSYLRWSTPGLPGMLLVLAATGALRGLQDTRTPLVVAASGAAANAALNAVLIYGAGLGIAGSGLGTALAQLGMAGWLVVVVVRGARAAGASLAPAAGGVWASARAGLPLLVRTATLRLAILLTVWTATGLGPSALAGHQVVNAVWGLAAFALDALAIAAQALVGHALGARDVARTRAVLRRTLQWGVGAGAVLGLVLGGLAPFYVPLFSPDADVRRAAVTGLLVAAVALPMAGWVFVLDGVLIGAGDGPFLAWAGVATLVAYVPAALAVHAWAPPGAAGLAWLWVAFAVVFMAARAVTTGLRARGDTWMVVGA; this is translated from the coding sequence ATCCTCGCCCTCGCCGTCCCGGCCCTCGGTGCGCTCGTCGCGGAGCCGCTGTTCGTCCTCGTCGACTCCGCGATGGTCGGCCACCTCGGCACCGACGCGCTGGCCGGGCTGGCCCTGGCTTCGACGGTGCTGGTGACGGTCGTCGGGCTGTGCGTCTTCCTCGCGTACGCCACCACCGCCGCGGTCGCCCGACGTCTCGGCGCCGGCGACCCGCGCGGCGCCCTGCAGACGGGCGTGGACGGCATGTGGCTCGGCGCGGGCCTCGGGCTCGTGCTCGCCGCAGCGACGTGGGCGGCCGCCCCCTGGCTCGTCGCGGTGCTGGGCGCCGACGGCGACGTCGCCACCCAGGCCGTGAGCTATCTGCGCTGGTCCACCCCCGGCCTGCCCGGCATGCTCCTGGTGCTGGCCGCCACGGGTGCGCTGCGGGGCCTGCAGGACACGCGGACACCCCTGGTGGTGGCGGCGTCCGGTGCGGCCGCCAACGCGGCGCTGAACGCCGTCCTCATCTACGGGGCGGGCCTCGGCATCGCCGGGTCCGGGCTGGGGACCGCCCTCGCTCAGCTCGGCATGGCGGGCTGGCTCGTGGTGGTCGTCGTCCGGGGGGCGCGTGCGGCCGGCGCGAGCCTGGCACCGGCAGCCGGCGGCGTCTGGGCGAGCGCCCGCGCCGGCCTGCCCCTGCTGGTGCGCACCGCGACGCTCCGCCTGGCGATCCTGCTGACCGTCTGGACCGCGACCGGCCTGGGCCCGAGCGCCCTGGCCGGGCACCAGGTCGTCAACGCGGTGTGGGGCCTGGCGGCCTTCGCGCTCGACGCCCTCGCGATCGCCGCGCAGGCGCTCGTGGGGCACGCGCTGGGCGCCCGCGACGTCGCCCGGACCCGGGCCGTGCTCCGCCGCACCCTGCAGTGGGGCGTCGGGGCGGGGGCCGTTCTCGGGCTCGTCCTCGGCGGCCTGGCGCCGTTCTACGTCCCGCTCTTCTCACCCGACGCCGACGTCCGGCGCGCGGCCGTCACCGGTCTCCTCGTCGCTGCCGTCGCCCTGCCGATGGCCGGGTGGGTGTTCGTGCTCGACGGCGTCCTCATCGGTGCCGGCGACGGGCCGTTCCTCGCCTGGGCGGGGGTCGCGACCCTCGTCGCGTACGTCCCGGCCGCCCTCGCGGTCCACGCGTGGGCCCCACCCGGAGCCGCCGGGCTGGCCTGGTTGTGGGTGGCGTTCGCCGTGGTGTTCATGGCCGCCCGCGCCGTCACCACAGGGCTGCGGGCACGGGGTGACACCTGGATGGTCGTCGGCGCCTGA
- the rpsR gene encoding 30S ribosomal protein S18, giving the protein MAKPVVRKPKKKQNPLKAAKIDTVDYKDTALLRKFISDRGKIRARRVTGVSVQEQRQIARAVKNAREMALLPYSSSAR; this is encoded by the coding sequence ATGGCCAAGCCCGTCGTCCGCAAGCCCAAGAAGAAGCAGAACCCCCTGAAGGCCGCCAAGATCGACACGGTCGACTACAAGGACACGGCTCTGCTCCGCAAGTTCATCTCCGACCGCGGGAAGATCCGCGCGCGTCGCGTGACCGGTGTCTCCGTGCAGGAGCAGCGCCAGATCGCCCGTGCCGTCAAGAACGCGCGCGAGATGGCACTCCTGCCGTACTCGTCGTCGGCCCGCTGA
- a CDS encoding single-stranded DNA-binding protein, which translates to MAGETTITVIGNLTGDPELRFTPSGAAVANFTVASTPRTFDRQSNEWKDGETLFLRCSIWREAAESVAESLTKGTRVIVQGRLVQRSYETREGEKRTVYELQVDEVGPSLRYATAKVTRTQRSGGGGGFGGGSGGGGGFGGGGFSGGGASSGGGGQTDDPWATPAGGGSGGGYSDEPPF; encoded by the coding sequence ATGGCCGGCGAGACCACCATCACGGTGATCGGGAACCTGACCGGGGACCCGGAGCTGCGCTTCACCCCGTCCGGTGCCGCGGTCGCGAACTTCACGGTCGCGTCCACGCCCCGCACGTTCGACCGCCAGTCGAATGAGTGGAAGGACGGCGAGACGCTGTTCCTCCGCTGCTCCATCTGGCGTGAGGCGGCCGAGTCCGTCGCCGAGTCCCTCACCAAGGGCACCCGCGTCATCGTGCAGGGCCGCCTCGTGCAGCGCTCGTACGAGACCCGCGAGGGCGAGAAGCGCACCGTGTACGAGCTGCAGGTCGACGAGGTCGGCCCGTCGCTGCGGTACGCGACGGCCAAGGTCACCCGGACCCAGCGGTCCGGTGGCGGCGGTGGCTTCGGTGGTGGGTCCGGCGGCGGCGGTGGCTTCGGCGGTGGCGGCTTCAGCGGCGGTGGCGCGTCCTCCGGTGGTGGCGGCCAGACCGACGACCCGTGGGCCACGCCCGCGGGCGGTGGGTCCGGCGGCGGCTACTCCGACGAGCCCCCGTTCTGA